ACTCTTTTCAGGAAGATGGCATATCTCCAAGATCTATACCCACCGTGAAAAACGGCATACATCTCGAGACCGGTGATGAGCATGATGAATATGGACACATTACCGAGAAAGTAGAACTGAGAAACAAGATGATGCAAAAGAGGATGCATAAACTGGACATTGCAGCCAGAGAGATGTACAACAGTGTTACATATGGCGAAGAGTCTGAAAATATCGTGATAGGGATAGGTTCTACGAAAGGCCCAATACTGGAAGCAATGGAATACCTGAAAGATAAGCAGATAAATTTAAAATACATCAGGATAAGAACTTTATGGCCTTTTCCAGCAGAGGAGCTTAGAGCATTACTTAAAAATGCAAAGCGCATATTTGTAGTGGAAAACAATTATACAGCACAACTTGCAACGCTTATGAAATCCCAGTTAGGATCTTTAAACATCATATCAATCCTGAAATATGATGGACGCGCTTTTAAGCCCAGGGACATTTATAAAAAAATAGAAGAGGTGATTAAACAATGAACGATCCAAAATTTTATGATAAAGAGAAGCCTACATGGTGCCCCGGATGTGGTGATTATGGAGTATTGATGGCTTTGAAAAAAACAGCATCAGAGCTGAACTTGGATCCTGCAAATACAGTTTTGGTGACTGGAATTGGGTGTTCTTCCAAAATGAGCAGCTATTTTTACAGTTACGGGCTTCACGGAATACATGGCCGTGCGTTGGCACTGGCTACGGGTGTAAAACTTGCAAATCCGCAGCTAACGGTGATTGCTGCGGGTGGTGATGGAGATGGGTATGCAATTGGCATGGAACATTTTATACACACAGCTAAGAGAAACGTTGATATTACGTATGTTATCATGGACAACCAGATATACGGGCTTACTAAAGGCCAATTTTCGCCAACTAGCAATGAGGGCTTTGTTACAAACACCTCTCCGTTCGGAAACATCGAAACACCTGTAAACGGGCCTTTGCTGGCTCTGGCAGCAGGTGCTACGTACATAGCCAGAGGCTTTGTTGGGGATATTAACCAGCTTACAGAGCTTATTAAAGGCGGGATAGAGCACAAGGGTTTTTCGCTGATTGACATATTCAGCCCATGCGTTACATGGAACAAGGTGAATACATATGACTGGTACAAGGCAAATACATATGATTTAAGAACTGTGAACCATGATTTTACAGATAAACAAAAAGCGTTTGAAGTGTTGTTGAACGAACAAAAATTTCCGTTAGGGCTGATATACAAGGAAGAAAACAAAAAAACCTACGAAACGCAGGCACTTAGGCATCCAGATAAGCCAATGGCACTGCAAAAATACAAGGATCCGAAAGAATACGAATCGCTTTTAGACATTTTCGTGTAATTTTACTTTTTTATATATCTCCACTATTTTTTTAGCCTGTTCTTCTATAGTACCTTCAATATACTCTTTTTTTCGAACTGGAGGCACGGACTCTGTAAGCTTTGCAACGTTTGTATAAGAGCCGTTCAGGCCCGTCTCTTCGTCTTTCAGGCCCAAGTCTTTAGCAGTCCATACAGTCACTTTAAATTCTTTGTCAGCCCATCTTTTTCTTTTAAAGTCTGGGAAACGAGGCTGGTTTACGCCCAGCTCAATGCTCAGCAACGTGGGAAGCGTGGATTCTACGGTCTCATGCCCTCCTTTTATTGTGCGTTTTGCCCTAATGTATTTATCAGATATATCAAAGCTTGACACAAATGTGATCTGTGGCAGATCCAAAAGTTCAGCCACCTGTGCTGGAACCTGAGAAGTACCACCGTCAGAAGACTCTTCGCCGCATAGTACCAGATCATATGCGCCAATCTTCTTAATGGCCTGTGCTAGCACCAGTGCAGTCGCATACGAGTCTGCGCCTGCAAAAGCACGATCTGATAGCAATATTGCATCATCTGCACCCATCGCAATGCCCAGCTTCAAGTGCGGTTCGAAAAATTGTGGGCCCATAGATATGATAGTTACTTTCCCACCCACCTTAGCACGAACTTGCAATGCGTATTCTAACGCATTTTTGTCAGCTTCATTGATCTGATTTTCAGCATGTGCCCTGTTTATAGTCTTGGTAACAGGATCAAACGATATATCTTCTGTTTTTGGCACTATTTTTATCGCTACTATTATATTCATTGGCTCATCTCCCTGATCAGTACTGGCAACAATTTCATTGCGTCAGCAATCACACAGTAATCTGCATAATTGAAAATGTTAGAGTTTCGGTCATTGTCTACCGCGATCACAGTCTTGCAGTTTGCAATTCCAGATACAAAATGTTCAGCGCCACTTACTCCAAGCACCAGCGTGAGCCTAGCTTTCAAAGATATGCCCGTAGAGCCAATCTGTATGTCTCTAGGTGCCAGCCCACGATCTGCTAGAGGCCTGGTAACTCCAATCTCAGTTTTTGCAGTTTTTGCAAACATAGTTGCAAGATCCATGTTAGAAGCCACACCATTTCCAACAACAGTGACAAACTCGGATTTTGAGAGATCTACAAACTCTTTTTTAACCTGTTCTATCACCCTTACCCTGCTTACAAAATTCGCGAGATCAGGCTCGATAACTTCAATCTTGCCAGATCTGGTCTCATCCACACTCTTTTCGAATATGCCGGGTCTCACAGTAGACATCTGCGGCCTGTTCTTTGTGCATACAATCTCAGCTATAACTTTACTGCCATAACCTGGCACTCCTGCATACATTGTCAAGTTTTCATCAATGTCTAGAGATATAGCATTGGCAGTCAATCCTGTTTTTAATCTTGCTGCAATACGTGCTGCCAAGTCTCTGCCATTATAAGTACCACCAAGCAAGAATATGTTTGGTTCTCGAACCTTGATCAAATCGGTTATGCTCTTAGTATAATATTCAGTATTGTATTTTTCAAATACTGGGCTTTTTAAAAATATGATCTCGTCCGCACCGTACTTTATCGCTATTTCTCCTAGGTTGTCAGGTTCAGTACCTAGAATCAATCCCACCACTTTCTCATTTACTTTTTTTGCGAGAGTTTTGGCTCTTGAAAGAATCTCTAATGACACATCTTCAAACTCTTTATTTTCATGTTCTAGATAAACCCAGATACCTTGCGAGCTCATAATATCACATCTCTCAATATTTCTGCCAGATCCTTTACCTCTATGTTCAATGACCTGGTCTTTGAACTGTCATGCAGGTTCATGTTGCAGTATGGACACGCAGTCACCAGAACCTCAGCACCGGTCTGCTTTGCCTCGTCTGTTCTCACGTCAGCGAGCCTCTTTCCATGAAACTCTAAAAACATCCTGTTTCCGCCTCCGCCACAGCAAATGCTCTCTTCTTTCACGTTTTTCATCTCTTTCAGTTCTACTCCCTGAATATTCTGCAGCATCTCTCTCGGTCCATCGTTAAAATGGTCGGTTCTGCTCAGTATGCAAGGATCATGATATGTAACTTTTAGATCCTTCGATTTTTTAAAGTCGATCACACCATCCCTGTAAAGCTGGTAAAAATACTCTGCATAATGCATTACTTTCACATTTAGTCCAAATTTTGTGTACACTTCCTTGAACGTGTTGGAACAGTGCGGAGAAACGGTAACAATCACTTTTGCATTCGTGTTTTTAAAATCGTTGATGTTCTTTGTTGCCAACTCTTCCATATAGTCCCATTCACCAGCGTTTCTTAGAGGCTCACCACAACAAAGCNNNNNNNNNNNNNNNNNNNNNNNNNNNNNNNNNNNNNNNNNNNNNNNNNNNNNNNNNNNNNNNNNNNNNNNNNNNNNNNNNNNNNNNNNNNNNNNNNGGAACAGTGCGGAGAAACGGTAACAATCACTTTTGCATTCGTGTTTTTAAAATCGTTGATGTTCTTTGTTGCCAACTCTTCCATATAGTCCCATTCACCAGCGTTTCTTAGAGGCTCACCACAACAAAGTTCTTCATTACCAAGTATTCCAAAATCTATGTTTTTGGCTTTTAGAATCTCTGCAATAGCCTTGGTCACACTGTGTATCCTTTTGTCATATGCTGCTTCACAGCCTACATATAAAAGAACATCAACACCTTTCTTCGCATCCTTAATTTGCATGCCTTCTGCCCATTTTGCTCGTTCTGATTTTTTTCCGCCCCAGGGATTGCCGTTTTCATAAATGTCCCACACTACCTTCTCTATCTTTTCAGGAACTTTATGCTCTTCAAACGCCAGCTTTCTCAACCCTAACAGCACATTTACAATCTTTACATCTCTAGGACATGTGGTTTCACAGAGCTTGCACGTGGCACAGCTCCATAAGTTATCAGTGTAATCAATGCCGATCTGTGCAGAACGAACCAGTTTTCGAACGTTCA
The genomic region above belongs to Thermoplasmata archaeon and contains:
- a CDS encoding (Fe-S)-binding protein; the encoded protein is MINIDDSRWEHVNELTENVGNICYQCGVCTARCPIGAVSDDLLNVRKLVRSAQIGIDYTDNLWSCATCKLCETTCPRDVKIVNVLLGLRKLAFEEHKVPEKIEKVVWDIYENGNPWGGKKSERAKWAEGMQIKDAKKGVDVLLYVGCEAAYDKRIHSVTKAIAEILKAKNIDFGILGNEELCCGEPLRNAGEWDYMEELATKNINDFKNTNAKVIVTVSPHCS
- a CDS encoding electron transfer flavoprotein subunit alpha/FixB family protein, with amino-acid sequence MSSQGIWVYLEHENKEFEDVSLEILSRAKTLAKKVNEKVVGLILGTEPDNLGEIAIKYGADEIIFLKSPVFEKYNTEYYTKSITDLIKVREPNIFLLGGTYNGRDLAARIAARLKTGLTANAISLDIDENLTMYAGVPGYGSKVIAEIVCTKNRPQMSTVRPGIFEKSVDETRSGKIEVIEPDLANFVSRVRVIEQVKKEFVDLSKSEFVTVVGNGVASNMDLATMFAKTAKTEIGVTRPLADRGLAPRDIQIGSTGISLKARLTLVLGVSGAEHFVSGIANCKTVIAVDNDRNSNIFNYADYCVIADAMKLLPVLIREMSQ
- a CDS encoding electron transfer flavoprotein subunit beta/FixA family protein codes for the protein MNIIVAIKIVPKTEDISFDPVTKTINRAHAENQINEADKNALEYALQVRAKVGGKVTIISMGPQFFEPHLKLGIAMGADDAILLSDRAFAGADSYATALVLAQAIKKIGAYDLVLCGEESSDGGTSQVPAQVAELLDLPQITFVSSFDISDKYIRAKRTIKGGHETVESTLPTLLSIELGVNQPRFPDFKRKRWADKEFKVTVWTAKDLGLKDEETGLNGSYTNVAKLTESVPPVRKKEYIEGTIEEQAKKIVEIYKKVKLHENV
- a CDS encoding 2-oxoacid:ferredoxin oxidoreductase subunit beta — protein: MNDPKFYDKEKPTWCPGCGDYGVLMALKKTASELNLDPANTVLVTGIGCSSKMSSYFYSYGLHGIHGRALALATGVKLANPQLTVIAAGGDGDGYAIGMEHFIHTAKRNVDITYVIMDNQIYGLTKGQFSPTSNEGFVTNTSPFGNIETPVNGPLLALAAGATYIARGFVGDINQLTELIKGGIEHKGFSLIDIFSPCVTWNKVNTYDWYKANTYDLRTVNHDFTDKQKAFEVLLNEQKFPLGLIYKEENKKTYETQALRHPDKPMALQKYKDPKEYESLLDIFV
- a CDS encoding (Fe-S)-binding protein, coding for LCCGEPLRNAGEWDYMEELATKNINDFKNTNAKVIVTVSPHCSNTFKEVYTKFGLNVKVMHYAEYFYQLYRDGVIDFKKSKDLKVTYHDPCILSRTDHFNDGPREMLQNIQGVELKEMKNVKEESICCGGGGNRMFLEFHGKRLADVRTDEAKQTGAEVLVTACPYCNMNLHDSSKTRSLNIEVKDLAEILRDVIL